The Micropterus dolomieu isolate WLL.071019.BEF.003 ecotype Adirondacks linkage group LG20, ASM2129224v1, whole genome shotgun sequence genome has a segment encoding these proteins:
- the sinhcafl gene encoding SIN3-HDAC complex associated factor, like isoform X2: MFGFHKSKIYRSNDGCCICKTKSSSSRFTDSSRYEETFSLCFGLSEDRVGDICNACVLLVKRWKKLPNGSKKNWNHVVDARAGPGFKVTKPKKIKNSDGKKKSKLRKLHKLKRQNSDAHSTTSSVSPAQSPSYSNQSDDGSDIESKQRRTTPSIFSFLDRSYWKRQKVCCGIVYKGRFGEVIIDPRLFKPCCSSKKQKTLASTQVATHLPDTLPPQLPEDAKETW; this comes from the exons ATGTTTGGCTTTCATAAGTCAAAGATCTACCGGAGTAACGACGGCTGTTGCATCTGCAAGACCAAGTCCTCCAGTTCACGCTTCACAGACAGCAGTCGCTATGAAGAGACGTTCAGCCTCTGTTTTGG CCTGTCAGAAGATCGTGTTGGAGACATTTGCAATGCCTGTGTGCTGCTGGTGAAGAGATGGAAGAAGCTACCTAATGGCTCCAAGAAGAACTGGAACCAT GTGGTGGATGCCAGAGCTGGGCCAGGCTTCAAGGTGACAAAACCCAAGAAGATCAAGAACAGTGATGGGAAGAAGAAAAGCAAGTTAAGGAAGCTTCACAAGTTAAAGAGACAAA ACTCCGATGCCCACAGCACAACCTCCAGCGTGTCTCCTGCGCAGTCCCCCAGTTACAGCAACCAGTCGGACGATGGCTCAGACATTGAGTCCAAACAAAGACGCACGACTCCCTCCATCTTCTCTTTCTTGGACCGCTCTTACTGGAAAAG GCAAAAGGTGTGCTGTGGGATTGTCTATAAGGGGCGGTTTGGAGAGGTGATTATTGATCCTCGTCTCTTCAAGCCCTGCTGCAGTTCCAAAAAACAGAAGACCCTGGCATCTACACAAGTGGCCACACACCTTCCAGACACACTTCCTCCACAGCTCCCTGAAGATGCTAAAGAAACCTGGTGA
- the sinhcafl gene encoding SIN3-HDAC complex associated factor, like isoform X1 yields MFGFHKSKIYRSNDGCCICKTKSSSSRFTDSSRYEETFSLCFGLSEDRVGDICNACVLLVKRWKKLPNGSKKNWNHVVDARAGPGFKVTKPKKIKNSDGKKKSKLRKLHKLKRQTDSDAHSTTSSVSPAQSPSYSNQSDDGSDIESKQRRTTPSIFSFLDRSYWKRQKVCCGIVYKGRFGEVIIDPRLFKPCCSSKKQKTLASTQVATHLPDTLPPQLPEDAKETW; encoded by the exons ATGTTTGGCTTTCATAAGTCAAAGATCTACCGGAGTAACGACGGCTGTTGCATCTGCAAGACCAAGTCCTCCAGTTCACGCTTCACAGACAGCAGTCGCTATGAAGAGACGTTCAGCCTCTGTTTTGG CCTGTCAGAAGATCGTGTTGGAGACATTTGCAATGCCTGTGTGCTGCTGGTGAAGAGATGGAAGAAGCTACCTAATGGCTCCAAGAAGAACTGGAACCAT GTGGTGGATGCCAGAGCTGGGCCAGGCTTCAAGGTGACAAAACCCAAGAAGATCAAGAACAGTGATGGGAAGAAGAAAAGCAAGTTAAGGAAGCTTCACAAGTTAAAGAGACAAA CAGACTCCGATGCCCACAGCACAACCTCCAGCGTGTCTCCTGCGCAGTCCCCCAGTTACAGCAACCAGTCGGACGATGGCTCAGACATTGAGTCCAAACAAAGACGCACGACTCCCTCCATCTTCTCTTTCTTGGACCGCTCTTACTGGAAAAG GCAAAAGGTGTGCTGTGGGATTGTCTATAAGGGGCGGTTTGGAGAGGTGATTATTGATCCTCGTCTCTTCAAGCCCTGCTGCAGTTCCAAAAAACAGAAGACCCTGGCATCTACACAAGTGGCCACACACCTTCCAGACACACTTCCTCCACAGCTCCCTGAAGATGCTAAAGAAACCTGGTGA